From the Cryptomeria japonica chromosome 2, Sugi_1.0, whole genome shotgun sequence genome, one window contains:
- the LOC131045262 gene encoding putative dynamin-related protein 4A, which produces MRMSIDSLSQRLRMSMMRAISNREEDTENAHQDLSLTIAYREKIRPLLDAVDNLRKLDIMKEGIQLPSIVVVGDQSSGKSSVLESLAAIKLPRGIGICTRVPLVVRLQSCSDQSEAQISIEYSDNAEIIQERDITAKIDAATKAIAGDGKGISNTPITLHITKVGAPDLTMVDLPGITRVPVAGQPRDIYEQIRDIIMEYISPKESIILNVLAANVDFPTCESIKMSQSVDPKGERTLAVVTKSDKATEDLFEKVTTDAVNIRLGYVCVRNGIGNESNAEAREKEKQLFDSHRMLRKIDKSMVGIPVLAQKLMQIQAMIINTSLPEICSKIDTTLGKRQAELNSLPQHLCNPREADKVVMKLLKEIKESLNKIVILGDLEQFEEDPYMRCTARLKDMFDEFYRVLCENGASRGRFLYKETQMLWEAKGVGLPNFPPRSVFLRLLQHKVEEVAERAERLASTVLGLLAERH; this is translated from the exons ATGCGCATGTCGATTGACTCTCTGAGTCAGAGGCTGAGGATGTCCATGATGAGAGCCATTAGCAACCGGGAGGAAGACACAGAAAATGCCCATCAAGATTTGAGCTTGACAATTGCGTATCGGGAGAAGATCCGGCCGCTGCTGGACGCAGTTGACAATCTGCGGAAACTGGATATCATGAAAGAAGGAATCCAACTTCCCAGCATTGTGGTGGTGGGCGACCAGTCCAGCGGCAAGTCCAGCGTCTTGGAGTCCCTGGCTGCCATCAAGCTTCCCCGAGGGATAGGCATCTGCACGCGTGTTCCCCTCGTCGTGAGACTCCAAAGCTGCAGCGACCAATCTGAAGCCCAAATCTCCATCGAGTACAGTGACAACGCGGAAATCATACAAGAGCGGGACATAACAGCCAAGATCGATGCGGCCACTAAAGCAATTGCAGGAGACGGGAAAGGAATAAGTAACACTCCCATAACGCTCCACATTACAAAAGTTGGGGCTCCGGATTTGACAATGGTGGACTTGCCCGGCATCACCAGAGTTCCAGTAGCAGGGCAGCCGAGGGACATTTATGAGCAGATCAGGGACATTATAATGGAGTACATCAGTCCGAAGGAGAGCATAATTCTCAACGTTTTGGCGGCCAATGTGGATTTTCCGACCTGTGAGTCCATCAAAATGTCGCAGAGTGTGGATCCCAAAGGCGAGCGGACTCTGGCGGTGGTGACCAAGTCGGACAAGGCGACGGAGGACCTTTTCGAAAAAGTGACAACGGATGCCGTCAACATTAGGCTCGGCTACGTCTGCGTCCGCAATG gcaTTGGCAACGAAAGCAACGCCGAAGCCCGAGAGAAAGAAAAGCAGCTGTTCGACTCCCACCGGATGCTGAGGAAGATCGACAAGTCGATGGTGGGGATCCCCGTTTTGGCGCAGAAGCTGATGCAAATCCAGGCGATGATCATCAACACCTCACTCCCTGAAATCTGCAGCAAAATCGACACGACGCTGGGAAAACGCCAAGCTGAGCTCAACAGCCTCCCTCAGCATTTGTGCAATCCCAGGGAGGCCGATAAGGTGGTCATGAAGCTGCTGAAAGAGATCAAGGAGTCGCTGAACAAGATTGTAATTTTGGGGGATCTTGAGCAGTTTGAAGAGGACCCATATATGCGCTGCACCGCCCGCTTGAAAGACATGTTCGATGAGTTCTACAGGGTGCTCTGTGAAAACGGTGCTTCTAGAGGCAGGTTTTTGTACAAGGAGACCCAAATGCTGTGGGAAGCCAAGGGCGTTGGGCTGCCTAATTTCCCACCGCGCTCTGTGTTTCTGCGACTGTTACAGCACAAGGTGGAAGAGGTTGCGGAAAGGGCAGAGAGGCTTGCATCCACTGTTTTGGGACTACTTGCAGAACGTCATTAA